Sequence from the Paenibacillus sp. RUD330 genome:
AAATCATATTCGGATAATACAATGGCGGGACGGCGACCAGCTTGCTCATGGCCGGCTTGAGGATTGAAATCCAGCCAGATCAGATCGCCCCGTGCTGGAATGATCAAATGATTTCGTCTCCCTCAATCCCAAAGTCTATTTCGTCATGGCGCAAGGAGTCTGGCTTAATCTTCGAGAGCAACATCTTCAAATGCGCACGTAATTCTTCGTTTGAATCTTGTTCAGTCAACGGGCGGAGCAAAATATTATTTTCCGGCGTTAATACTGCTTCCAATTCTGTTCCATCAGCCAGATTCATACGTTTCAAAAACTGATTTGGAATTCGGACGCCACTGCTGTTCCCCCATCGACTAAGAGTTACAGTCGTCATAAGGATCATGTCCCTTCCTGTTTT
This genomic interval carries:
- a CDS encoding AbrB/MazE/SpoVT family DNA-binding domain-containing protein, encoding MTTVTLSRWGNSSGVRIPNQFLKRMNLADGTELEAVLTPENNILLRPLTEQDSNEELRAHLKMLLSKIKPDSLRHDEIDFGIEGDEII